ACAACGATCTTCGTaccaaattgcaaaaaattgaagaggCGAAGCAAATGACGAACACGGGGACGTCGCTGTCGATTGTCTCAAGTCCACTCCTCGGAATGAGTTTCGCTAGACCCGAGGTAACATATTTGAGTATAACCGATCATCGTATTTTTAAACGTTGGATATTGAACACTCCGaatgatttgaataatttaaaatatctcGCAACGACCTGCATAACGTTTAAACTAGATAGGATATTGCATTACTGTCATTTACAGGGAAGTATAATTTCATCGACACCCGTTCATAGTCCGACTGGGACTGAAATGGCACAGTTAGAAATATCTTCCGACTTAAGTAGTATTGACGGAATGCAAGCAGTAAGTAGATTCCATACCTTGATTAAATTCTTGTATTGCGCACGAAAAACAACCAATGGTTTTATCTTGTTTATTCAGATTACAGAAATAGAACGCGAGTACGAAAAGTTGAGTCAGTCTAATAAGACTGACGCTGTAAAATTAAGTCAAACAGATAGGACAGAAAATACCGGCTCAACATCATCTGCAATTGCTGTGGTAAGACGATATGCTATCCACATGAACTCCACTGACGTTATGATTTAAACGGATTTTcacgcggttttttttttttttttttttttgtgttgtTCCTTCATATCCAGGTACCACCGCAACAGAGAAGCAGAAAATCTTACAAGCCATGCTACAAACGAAAGTAAACATAGACGTGAAtgcgttacatttttttgcacacgtaataataataattatcatttcacAAAGATTTATAGATGCCATGAATTAATGAAGAAACAACGTACAGAAAATACcttaattattcataaaaagccgtgtgtttaaaaaaattttcacctttattttaattaccaacaaataatatataataatatgatcaAAATATTGAGCGTAGTTGGTCTCTGATTCCGAAGCAGAATGCTACGtacacaatttttcacattctttCAATAGAAACCACTCTATAAGTATATCTTCATATGGGTTTGGTGTATAAATATTCTTATCCATCACCAATTTACGTACATATTAACATATTAAACAGTCTACAACAATAGTGTAAATGTAGATAAATATAGATCTTTGTTCTATTTGACGGGTCTTATAGAAACAGACGTATTTCGGCGGGCCGGATAGAATCGacgtatttcaaaaaatgctACAAGTTGTGTATAGCGCTCTGTATACACTAGATGTAGcgttttttgtcaaaatataTCTGTTTTCATAGAACCTATCGAATTTAggtatatactatatataatatatcactGTATTATAAAAACTATGTATTCACACTTGCACATTATTATCGTCCGTCGATTGGTGCTGAGGAAGAATCCCATTTCATAGACCGATCAATGGCCATTTTCCATTTAGAATATCGAAGATCCCTTTCTAAAATTTAACATTCGTTCATGATACTGACTAAAACGTTttgctgaaaatataaatcaacTCCCACCATCAAGATTATCTCATACATACCATCATCGCTAATTTGTGGTGAAAACTTCGTAATTTGATCAGCAACAACGTCATTGATATCCAATAGTCCTATACCAACACCAGCTAGTATGGCTGCGCCTAACGCGGTAGTTTCAACCATGTTTGGCCTCACTGTTAAAAAGAATTgcatattttgttttatttactttttgttaaacaaacgacaaaaaaaattcctttgCAATTCAAAACCGACTACAACTGACCCACGCTAACTCCGGTCAAATCTGCTTGTAATTGCATTAGCAAATTATTAGCTGTCATTCCACCATCTACTTGCAATTCAGTCAAACTGGTCCCGGCGTCTTCCAACATTGCCTCCAATATATCTCTGGTTTGAAAGCACACCGCTTCGAGTGCAGCTCTGATTATGTGATACTGCTGAGTATCTTCAGTAATTCCACATATAACTCTGTGCAcagaaaattgtcaaaatttttagtcGGATCAAAGAAACACAAACTAATTTTATCTCTGTTGTGAAATTTAGCTAGACGATAtagcgaatgaaaaaacttgtACATTTGCTTCTATGaggtaaaaattgtaatgtcACTTAAATTACCCTCTGGCATCCTGCTGCCAATAAGGTGCATATAACCCGGAGAAAGCTGGTACAAAGTAGACGTCACCAGAGCAACGTACTCTTTCCGCCAAATCCTGACTCTCTGTGACGTTGGCCATAAGCTGTATGTTATCTCGCAACCAGGAGAGTGCAGCACCAGCTACCGCGACTGATCCTTCCAAGGCATAGACGGCAGGTGAGCGCCCCAATTTATAAGCAACAGTTGTGATTAGACCTTGACTCGAGTCAACTTTCTGAAAGCGTTGTCAAATGTTACACAGATTTAGTTTTAGAAGAAATCTTTGCATTTTAGAACGAATTTGGATTTCATATTTCCTTGCGATACATACCACATTCCCGGTATTATAGAGTAAGAAACAACCTGTGCCGTAGGTTGCTTTTGCCTGCCCTCGTTTCAGACACAACTGACCTATCAGAGCTCCCTGCTGATCACCTACACACTGTGTAACAGCATTAACGTTACAAACAACAGTacatacaaaaaattgaagtgGTGATAGTTTTTCTCACGTTTTCTCAGTTCAAAGTATCGTCTCATGATTAAAGTTTTAGTACAGTAGAACCTCGATTACGTGAATTAACTAACCTAGTTCGTATAACcgaaatgcaatttttatgttAAGGTATGATAATATATACAACACAATTTTAAATCCATAAACAGTCCGTTTAAAACATCTAAATACATATGAAACATCTTTCAAACACAGAatgcttattttattactttggtTTTACATAGTCGTCTATTGTCAATTGACGAACAGCTCCTACACTTTTTTTAGcgagcaaaaattaaaatttcgtaccaaaaatgtattttttgcgCCAGCTTTTGGATAATTGAGTGTTTGGATGACCGAGGTTCTACTGTACAATAGTTTGAGTATCAAAGTGAACAGACTGTTGGGATGACTCACTTCTACACAAAAGCAATCATTCATAGCTGAACTCACCCCTGAAATGGGTATTCCGCTCAAGACTTCTGGGTAAGAGATATGCCCATATATTTCGGAGCAGGATCGAATTTCCGGAAGGATATCCAGCGGGATGCCAAAAAAGCGACAGAGCAATGGATCCCACTTCAGGGTCTCAATGTTCATCAACATTGTCCGAGATGCATTGGAAACATCCGTCATATGGAGTTTTCCTTGTGTAAGGTTCTGCAAATATATCGCAATTCTAAGTAAGGCAAAGTATTGCTGATACATTCAATGTAAGAGTAGACTGAGAATTTTCCCCTCTCGTCTACTTCTTTCACAAATTTATTGAACAAACCCAAATCAGCCAAGTGTCGACAGTTCCGAAAG
This is a stretch of genomic DNA from Neodiprion fabricii isolate iyNeoFabr1 chromosome 2, iyNeoFabr1.1, whole genome shotgun sequence. It encodes these proteins:
- the LOC124176079 gene encoding glycerol kinase — translated: MPESTGRFGPLVGAIDEGTSSARFLVFSVRRREVVASHQIEIKNIYPQEGWVEQDAKEILKAVHECIIKTIEKLKAIDIDKADIKAIGITNQRETTLVWDKETGEPLHNAIVWLDMRTTTTIENILDNVPNNTRNKNYLKPLCGLPISPYFSALKIRWLIDNVPRVKQAVEAGRCAFGTVDTWLIWNLTQGKLHMTDVSNASRTMLMNIETLKWDPLLCRFFGIPLDILPEIRSCSEIYGHISYPEVLSGIPISGCVGDQQGALIGQLCLKRGQAKATYGTGCFLLYNTGNVKVDSSQGLITTVAYKLGRSPAVYALEGSVAVAGAALSWLRDNIQLMANVTESQDLAERVRCSGDVYFVPAFSGLYAPYWQQDARGVICGITEDTQQYHIIRAALEAVCFQTRDILEAMLEDAGTSLTELQVDGGMTANNLLMQLQADLTGVSVVRPNMVETTALGAAILAGVGIGLLDINDVVADQITKFSPQISDDERDLRYSKWKMAIDRSMKWDSSSAPIDGR